From the Candidatus Deferrimicrobiaceae bacterium genome, the window TCATGTTCTGAAGGGCCTTGACGATTGGAGAGCCTCCCCAACATCCTCAAGACGCGCGACTTGGCCTATCTTCTGGACATGAGCCCCGACGCGGTAAACGACCTCGCCCGCAAAGGTGTGCTCAAGGGATATAAAAGCGGCAACCAATGGCGTTTCCGTCGCAAGGATATCGAACGGTACCTCGACAGGGAAGGGAAAAAACCGGTGCCTCCGGGGTGATTCGAACACCCGGCAGACGGTTTGATGAACCCTTGGCTTCTTTAAGCCAGACGGTTCGCGAAGTCCCCTCCTCATTGCCCCGGTTCCTCGGCACAAAGAGCTTACGGTACTTCGTCCGCATTCCCGTCACCGCATAGATGCGGCCAGCTTATCCCTTGATCCAGGGCGTGCGCCAGATTCTCACAGAACTGCGCTTTCGAGCGGAAGTTGTCGTTATAGCCGATGTTTCCGATATGCAACCACCGATCGTCGACCATCTCCACCGACATGGATTCTCCTGTTGCCGGGTCCCTGACTTCGACGTAGCGGCTGCTGGCGAATCGCAGGCGGTCCCGATCGTAGTGCTGATAAAGACAGCCCCAATTGCGAGCTCCTGTATCGAGCTTCTGCGAAAAATCATAAAGAAAGTTTATCGGCAGATCGGCAACAGTCGAAAAATCGAACAGACAATATCCGGCCCAGAGTTGCCATGCCCACGGACTGGTCCGCAGCTTGCCAAAAAACGGTTGATCCGCCAGCCGTTCCGAAAACTCGGTCTTTCGGACCGGAATCATATCGTGATCGATGAATGCGAACATGCGGGGATTTATGGCACGGACGACGTTGTGATAGATCCACGTCATGGACATTCCATGCGATCGATTCACGTGCCGGGTAGGGTTCGCCGGCAAAGCGAGATAGGGGATCCCGCGGTTGCGGCATACACGCTCGATATCGAGTCTCGCTACCGCCCGCCGTGAGTTGTCGAAAACCAACACGGCGGTATCCGTGAGGTTGCGTTGCGCCATCCGGAGCAGCCAGTCCAATACCCAGGGCTGCTCAAACGCAACGACCAGCGCAACATTCCGGTTCCGGAGCCGCTCCGACTCCTTCAGGAACATGTCCAGCGCTTTCGGCCGGAATATTTTGTAGATCGCGAGCCACGCATCGTTTCGCGTCTCCTTGAATGCGTACTGGAATGGGAGGAACCGCAACCATTCGCTTGTGGAGAAATTTTTTATGTCACGCATGCGGAGAGGTCTCCAAACGAGAGAGAGCAATTCTGGAACGGCACCCGCAATAAAGAATAGGAAAACTGGCGCCCCCGGGGTGACTCGAACACCCGGCAAACGGTTTAGGA encodes:
- a CDS encoding helix-turn-helix domain-containing protein, which produces MESLPNILKTRDLAYLLDMSPDAVNDLARKGVLKGYKSGNQWRFRRKDIERYLDREGKKPVPPG